A portion of the Bdellovibrionales bacterium CG10_big_fil_rev_8_21_14_0_10_45_34 genome contains these proteins:
- a CDS encoding septation protein SpoVG produces MNITEVKVFPVNEDRLKAYVSITIDDCFVIRDLKIINGHTGLFVAMPSKKRKDGQFKDVAHPLNQETRELIEKSVFDAYEREVKMMGDALGDMNRNRYEDE; encoded by the coding sequence ATGAATATCACCGAGGTTAAAGTCTTCCCGGTTAACGAAGATCGGCTTAAGGCCTATGTCTCCATTACCATCGACGATTGCTTTGTTATTCGAGATTTGAAAATCATCAATGGGCACACGGGTCTTTTTGTGGCCATGCCTAGCAAGAAACGAAAAGATGGGCAGTTTAAAGATGTAGCTCATCCACTCAATCAAGAAACCCGCGAACTAATTGAAAAATCAGTTTTCGACGCGTACGAGAGAGAAGTAAAGATGATGGGCGATGCGCTTGGCGATATGAATCGCAATCGATACGAAGACGAGTGA
- the ald gene encoding alanine dehydrogenase — MIIGVPKEIKISENRVGMVEAGVLQLVKEGHHVIVETGAGLGVGLTDEDYEKAGAKIIGTKAEVYAKADMIVKVKEPLPEEYELMREDQILYTYLHLAAEPKLARVLCERKVKSVAYETIQKADGSLPLLTPMSEVAGRMATQIGATYLQKNNGGKGVLLGGVTGVPRGHVVVLGGGIVGMNATQMAVGLGARVTVLDVNTSRLDYFDDIFQGRVNTLFSNIKNIEESVKTADLVIGAVLIPGAKAPHLVTKSIVEAMEPGSVVVDVAVDQGGCIETCRPTSHTSPTYDVSGVIHYCVPNMPGVVSRTSTYALTNVTLKYASMIAQHGLEQALERDETLRPGLNTYKGYVTYEPVARDLDLEYRPYTGK, encoded by the coding sequence ATGATTATAGGTGTGCCCAAAGAGATTAAGATTAGCGAAAACCGCGTGGGTATGGTTGAGGCTGGGGTTCTGCAACTTGTGAAAGAAGGACACCATGTCATTGTCGAGACGGGTGCTGGCCTAGGAGTTGGACTCACAGACGAAGATTACGAAAAAGCGGGTGCAAAGATTATTGGAACTAAAGCTGAGGTTTACGCCAAGGCTGATATGATTGTAAAAGTGAAAGAGCCTCTTCCAGAAGAGTACGAACTCATGAGGGAAGACCAGATTCTTTACACGTATCTCCATTTAGCAGCTGAGCCCAAGCTAGCTCGCGTACTTTGTGAAAGAAAAGTAAAGTCTGTGGCCTATGAAACGATTCAGAAAGCAGATGGTAGCTTGCCACTTCTTACTCCAATGAGCGAAGTTGCCGGTAGGATGGCGACCCAAATTGGGGCTACCTATCTACAGAAGAATAACGGCGGAAAAGGTGTGCTGCTTGGGGGCGTAACAGGTGTGCCAAGGGGCCACGTAGTTGTGCTCGGAGGCGGAATAGTAGGAATGAATGCCACTCAAATGGCAGTCGGTCTGGGAGCGCGGGTAACTGTGCTAGATGTTAATACAAGTCGGCTCGACTATTTTGATGATATCTTTCAAGGCCGAGTGAATACCCTCTTTTCTAATATAAAAAATATTGAAGAAAGTGTGAAGACCGCAGACTTAGTCATAGGAGCTGTGCTTATTCCAGGAGCTAAAGCCCCTCACCTTGTTACAAAATCAATTGTTGAAGCGATGGAGCCTGGAAGCGTGGTTGTAGACGTGGCTGTTGATCAAGGTGGTTGTATCGAGACGTGCCGTCCTACGAGTCACACTTCACCGACGTACGATGTTTCGGGCGTGATTCACTATTGCGTTCCCAACATGCCGGGCGTGGTATCGAGAACATCCACGTATGCATTGACGAATGTGACCCTCAAGTATGCGTCTATGATTGCACAGCATGGTCTCGAGCAAGCACTAGAGCGAGACGAGACTTTGAGACCGGGACTGAATACCTATAAAGGTTACGTAACCTATGAACCGGTAGCACGTGATCTAGACCTAGAATACCGACCTTACACAGGTAAGTAA
- a CDS encoding UDP-3-O-acyl-N-acetylglucosamine deacetylase — protein MLFQRTLKKRVVVDGTGLHTGKPARLAFCPAPEDTGILFVRNDLPGQPLLPVLWDRVKATQQATTLGGDDFSVSTVEHCLSAVAALRIDNMLIELEGPEIPIVDGSAAPYLNALLSSGFYDQKKLRSYIYMTKPIEMTDGQKFARISPYNGLRVSCKIHFDHPCIGDQELDMDVNQVTFTREIAPARTFGFLKDVQELHRRGLALGGSLSNAIVLNEDSIINPEGLRFRDEFVRHKILDALGDLVTLGYPMLGHVHLERTGHDFMNRFIRKVVASRDSYRVINMGDRDIRVDAAVSEELRQNHILVGAQSGS, from the coding sequence ATGTTGTTTCAGAGAACACTCAAAAAAAGGGTTGTTGTTGACGGGACTGGTTTACATACCGGCAAGCCCGCCAGGCTGGCATTCTGTCCGGCTCCAGAAGACACCGGAATACTATTTGTTCGCAATGACCTACCGGGTCAGCCTTTACTTCCTGTACTTTGGGACCGGGTCAAGGCGACGCAGCAAGCAACTACACTTGGCGGAGATGACTTTAGCGTATCTACAGTTGAACACTGCCTATCTGCGGTAGCAGCCCTACGAATAGACAATATGTTGATTGAACTTGAGGGGCCCGAGATTCCCATTGTTGACGGAAGTGCCGCGCCCTACCTCAACGCCTTACTCAGTTCAGGGTTTTATGATCAAAAGAAACTGCGATCTTACATTTATATGACTAAACCTATTGAAATGACTGACGGTCAAAAGTTTGCCCGCATCAGTCCCTATAATGGGCTGAGAGTTAGCTGCAAAATTCATTTTGATCACCCTTGCATTGGCGATCAAGAACTCGATATGGATGTTAACCAAGTCACATTTACGCGCGAGATCGCACCGGCTCGTACTTTTGGCTTTTTAAAAGATGTGCAGGAGCTTCATCGGCGAGGTTTAGCCCTCGGGGGCTCTCTTAGCAATGCAATCGTACTCAATGAAGACTCTATTATAAATCCAGAAGGCCTTCGATTTCGCGATGAATTCGTGAGGCATAAAATTCTAGATGCATTAGGCGACTTGGTGACGCTTGGTTATCCTATGCTCGGTCACGTTCATCTCGAGAGGACGGGGCACGATTTCATGAACAGATTTATTAGAAAAGTTGTCGCTAGCCGTGATTCTTACAGGGTCATAAATATGGGCGATCGGGATATTAGGGTTGATGCGGCCGTAAGCGAAGAGCTTAGGCAAAATCATATTCTTGTTGGCGCCCAGTCGGGCTCGTAG